A window from Plasmodium cynomolgi strain B DNA, chromosome 7, whole genome shotgun sequence encodes these proteins:
- a CDS encoding dolichyl-diphosphooligosaccharide--protein-glycot ransferase putativeputative, with product MTTLSGEERPFRRYVNSFREKKKNVFLSLNNVRGKIGMQFLTQLHVQLYGSGSYVKDPFGMASSRKGVDMPEEKINLGNAFYTGEIIRDTPIVVNPSEGNKRKRLLFQGTAHVMMGKTKNILEIVTCTQTCLLCDKNGNVVKKAKQGRDLTLVSSSQWDNNSRFVFSSSSEIFSDLFFHTNGENKKFAQEVVAWNFKKSGIVRYDKFKLYRGGGKIGHAAGDLSRGDRSGEDLSRGDRIGATPFFANDLIHLSIDLYELKNNFWVPLKRRDIQYELVKMEIHRRDFLNLYKNEDSPTYYKNFDLPNEHGVYKIKIYFRRKGYNVLNLHFFLPVRSSLHYDKNKRVHFSFYPFYTYIYMSLFCFFIFILVILFDDSEVPAEDRGGRGHGKKDKMD from the exons ATGACTACCTTATCGGGAGAGGAGAGGCCTTTCCGAAGG TATGTGAACAGCttcagagaaaaaaagaaaaacgtttttttaaGTCTCAACAATGTAAGAGGGAAAATCGGGATGCAGTTCTTAACACAGTTGCATGTTCAGTTGTATGGGAGTGGGTCCTATGTGAAGGACCCCTTTGGAATGGCATCATCACGAAAGGGGGTGGATATGCCTGAGGAGAAAATCAACCTGGGAAACGCCTTCTACACAGGAGAAATAATACGAGACACACCAATCGTTGTTAACCCTTCCGAGGGGAACAAAAGGAAACGTTTACTCTTCCAAGGAACAGCACATGTCATgatgggaaaaacaaaaaacattCTCGAAATCGTAACGTGCACACAGACATGCCTGTTGTgcgacaaaaatggaaatgtggtgaaaaaggcaaaacagGGAAGGGACTTAACTTTAGTGTCTTCCAGCCAGTGGGACAATAACTCacgatttgttttttcctcgtCAAGTGAGATTTTTTcggatcttttttttcacacaaatggggaaaataaaaaattcgcTCAGGAGGTAGTTGCGtggaattttaaaaagagcgGCATCGTCCGGTACGATAAGTTTAAACTGTacagagggggaggaaaaatagGCCACGCAGCGGGAGACCTCTCACGGGGAGACCGCTCAGGGGAAGACCTCTCACGGGGAGACCGCATAGGAGCCACTCCCTTTTTCGCGAACGATTTGATCCACCTGTCTATCGACCTATACGAACTGAAGAACAACTTCTGGGTCCCCCTCAAACGGAGGGACATTCAGTACGAACtcgtcaaaatggaaattcaCAGAAGAGATTTTTTAAACCTGTACAAGAATGAAGATAGTCCAACGTActacaaaaattttgatttgcCAAACGAACATGGtgtgtataaaataaaaatatatttccgcAGAAAAGGATACAATGTCttaaatttgcatttttttttgcccgtTCGATCTTCACTGCATTatgataaaaacaaaagagtgcacttttctttttatccattttatacgtacatttatatgtctcttttttgtttttttattttcattttggtcaTTCTGTTTGACGATTCGGAGGTGCCTGCGGAGGATCGCGGTGGACGCGGCCACGGcaagaaggacaaaatggacTAG
- a CDS encoding hypothetical protein (putative) has translation ILIVTKYVGSEEINNIHAYDKKYHFGENSLEALEEKTKQLPDTIKWHFIGNLQSKKCKVLANLKNLHMVESLDKQKKATLLNNYLKSINENEQRNSDQVKKIRVLMQIKTTDDPNKTGIAHNQYDDIESTILYIINNCEFLIFKGLMTISSLEISNRENSFVILNDIKSRLLSNTVIRDYFRDRKFHMSMGMSGDLELAIKHRTTQLRIGSAIFG, from the coding sequence ATACTAATTGTTACCAAATATGTAGGcagtgaagaaataaataacattcaCGCGTATGACAAGAAGTACCACTTTGGGGAGAATTCTCTGGAAGCCTTGGAGGAAAAGACGAAACAGCTGCCAGATACCATAAAGTGGCATTTCATAGGAAATCTGCAATCAAAGAAATGCAAAGTGTtggcaaatttaaaaaatctccATATGGTGGAATCGCtagataaacaaaaaaaagccaccctgttaaataattatttaaaaagtataaacgaaaatgaacAGAGAAACAGTGaccaggtaaaaaaaatccgtGTGCTTATGCAAATTAAAACAACAGACGACCCGAACAAAACAGGCATTGCACATAACCAATATGATGATATTGAAAGCACCATTCTGTACATTATCAACAATTGTGAATTTCTAATTTTTAAGGGACTCATGACCATTTCCTCGTTAGAAATTTCCAATAGGGAAAACTCCTTCGTAATTTTGAATGATATAAAGAGTAGACTGCTAAGCAATACAGTTATTCGTGATTACTTTCGTGACAGAAAATTTCACATGAGCATGGGCATGTCCGGCGACCTCGAACTAGCCATTAAGCACCGAACAACACAGCTCAGAATTGGGAGCGCtatttttggctag
- a CDS encoding protein disulfide isomerase (putative) — MAEKTTQRVLYSPPWWTLSLLLFLYVGFYSFVNGSVWEGVTDEEAKNVKHLTHEVELQIYSQHTPNCIALFCNNKQETCKEVYKEFVKAANEIASDEVVFVYVDTITLKKTADNFDIKKIPKILTFKDFDPEKGYTFGKKYTKENIVEWFKLLPMPSIEVMEKEHVEKYVEMQKKKGYASIIAFCIKNSDHVHKFFHFGETHSLPNLAVGMVYTDMESDVKIEIYNGPGATIGDANTKYMDAYKPDNNVWVSSDILTFASEYMAQFPVVINYKRTLYKAKKGEIYVYLYSHFGYYSDALYVELAPVIRAHHPQLRFVFPKSDEVTDLLGTENSGNFILVADYRDATVDVLTGLLRPKKYIKQLESEKINAEQLSQAINQFNHNELAQIKKSEKEVKRIAQENYQIVCANNFDTLVLDPEKIVLLFYHVQGCKECKPLFSFWSNISNFFHLENKYKNVLVATMDAKLNDMTDESIDFYPSVVIYPT; from the exons ATGGCGGAAAAGACCACTCAGCGCGTGTTGTACTCCCCTCCCTGGTGGACCTTGTCCCTGTTGCTGTTCCTTTATGTGGGGTTCTACTCCTTTGTTAACGGCTCTGTTTGGGAAGGCGTCACAGATGAAGAagccaaaaatgtgaaacacCTAACCCATGAGGTAGAGTTACAAATATACAGTCAACACACACCTAATTGCATAGCTCTGTTTTGCAACAACAAGCAAGAGACATGCAAAGAGGTGTATAAAGAATTTGTGAAAGCAGCAAATGAGATAGCTAGTGATGAAGTAGTATTTGTCTATGTGGATACAataacacttaaaaaaacagCTGATAATTTTGACATCaaaaaaatccccaaaattttaacttttaaAGACTTCGATCCAGAAAAAGGATAcacatttgggaaaaaatatacaaaggAAAATATCGTAGAGTGGTTTAAACTGCTTCCCATGCCATCTATTGAAGTAATGGAAAAAGAACAtgttgaaaaatatgtggagatgcaaaagaagaaagggtATGCTAGTATTATTGctttttgtataaaaaattctgaccatgttcataaattttttcattttggagaaACACATTCACTTCCTAACTTAGCTGTGGGAATGGTATACACCGATATGGAGAGTGATGTGAAAATTGAAATATACAACGGACCAGGGGCTACCATTGGAGATGCGAacacaaaatatatggaTGCGTACAAACCGGATAACAACGTATGGGTGTCTAGTGACATCCTTACCTTTGCTAGTGAGTACATGGCTCAGTTCCCCGTGGTTATTAATTATAAGAGGACCTTGTACAAAGCGAAGAAGGGCGAAATTTATGTTTACCTGTATAGCCACTTTGGGTACTACTCGGACGCACTGTACGTGGAGTTGGCCCCCGTCATACGGGCGCACCACCCACAG CTCCGGTTCGTCTTCCCCAAGAGCGACGAAGTGACCGATTTGCTTGGCACCGAGAACAGCGGCAATTTCATCCTCGTGGCGGACTACAGAGACGCGACGGTGGATGTCCTCACTGGGCTACTAAGGCCGAAAAAATACATCAAACAGTTGGagagcgaaaaaataaacgcggAACAGCTCTCCCAAGCTATCAACCAGTTTAATCACAACGAACTTgctcaaattaaaaaatcagaaaaggaagtaaaaagaatAGCGCAAGAAAACTATCAAATAGTATGTGCAAATAATTTCGATACACTTGTATTGGACccggaaaaaattgttttacttttttatcatGTCCAGGGATGCAAAGAATGCAaacctcttttttctttttggtcCAATATCTCCAACTTTTTTCACttggaaaataaatacaaaaacgtCCTTGTCGCCACCATGGATGCCAAGTTGAACGACATGACTGATGAGTCGATTGATTTTTACCCCAGCGTGGTTATTTACCCCACA
- a CDS encoding sugar transporter (putative), whose protein sequence is MLYLTTVVSNACLAILNCGLCLSATNLARMMLLKDFKICPEGNIKCDKERWYFATFYFTLYMSAFFGCLISLYFRSSNRRKGLMGVHYLYIIGSLLTIYSSPHIIIFLFSQAFFGLAIGGSVVTASCYILEYTPKDHQKFYGFYIQIFFALGLLISYIFGAMYANMRFSNPKTTYWVLTVLYKLHLALPLLFSVISLLLFSFTFTLDTPLHLYESKKFKKFDKLKTKMKIQEFNEKEEYHKNQKTKEVSLLGKDLTIVNFFQNELLRKTSFVGMLLCFLYSLNGSFLFFNAIFLFFRAFSSTMANTLVSVGFVLLYFISSIVCTRLIRTYEKKDLLITGLVIQAISAACLVGSYFLEFTNIVHKIMLIVAISSYFVGLSLGFGHMIWTHVFDLFPKECKIVGAFFSYYSLFLGAFFISVLLEFISTRYYSYLFILCLISLSVSIVSFNKCYKDERVAIARHPSIED, encoded by the coding sequence ATGTTGTACCTCACGACGGTGGTCAGCAACGCCTGCCTGGCGATCCTGAACTGTGGGCTGTGTCTGTCAGCGACGAATCTAGCAAGAATGATGCTTCTAAAAGATTTCAAGATATGCCCAGAGGGGAATATTAAGTGCGACAAGGAGAGGTGGTACTTTGCAACTTTCTATTTCACTCTCTACATGAGTGCCTTCTTCGGATGTCTCATTTCGTTATACTTCAGGAGTTCCAATAGGAGAAAGGGACTGATGGGAGTGCACTACCTCTACATAATTGGAAGCCTATTAACCATATATAGCTCCCCTcacataataatatttttattttctcaagCCTTTTTTGGACTAGCCATTGGAGGATCTGTGGTTACTGCATCTTGTTACATTTTAGAATACACACCAAAAGATCACCAGAAATTCTATGGGTTCTATATTCAGATATTTTTCGCACTAGGGTTACTTATTAGTTATATTTTCGGAGCCATGTATGCTAATATGCGTTTTTCCAATCCCAAGACAACCTACTGGGTATTGACAGTATTGTATAAACTGCACTTAGCGTTACCCCTACTCTTCAGTGTGATATCattacttttattttcctttacattCACTCTAGATACTCCATTACATCTATATGaatcgaaaaaatttaaaaaatttgataaattaaagaccaaaatgaaaatccaAGAATTTAACGAGAAAGAAGAATATCACAAAAatcaaaaaacaaaagaagtGAGTTTGCTAGGAAAGGATTTAACAatagtgaatttttttcaaaatgagtTATTACGGAAGACTTCCTTTGTAGGCATGCTCCTCTGCTTTCTCTACTCTCTTAATGGAtcatttctgttttttaaTGCTATATTCTTGTTTTTTAGAGCATTTTCTAGTACTATGGCTAATACGTTAGTTTCTGTTGGGTTTGtgttgctttattttattagcTCAATAGTCTGTACTAGGTTAATCAGGACATATGAGAAAAAGGATCTCTTAATTACTGGGTTGGTTATACAAGCCATTTCAGCAGCATGTCTAGTTGGTTCCTACTTCCTTGAATTTACCAATAttgtacataaaattatgttaattGTTGCGATATCTTCTTATTTTGTTGGATTATCCTTAGGGTTTGGACATATGATATGGACTCATGTATTTGATTTATTTCCAAAAGAATGTAAAATCGTaggtgcttttttttcctactaCTCTCTCTTTCTTGGtgccttcttcatttctgtTTTGCTCGAGTTCATAAGTACTAGGTACTACTCCTACCTCTTCATTCTTTGCCTCATTTCCCTCTCCGTCTCCATCGTCTCCTTCAACAAGTGCTACAAGGACGAAAGGGTGGCCATCGCCAGGCACCCCTCCATAGAGGAC
- a CDS encoding TLD domain-containing protein (putative): MDEKQTNDKIKVLNVFQNEEIAGNRKKMHYPNKFEFEKGIIRNAIVSTNSSKCTKLEERDREKKNCIIFREQCEYCLTNFSISGHLILTKESLLFEPDLRDKNVITYGFGTYQIFIDLYDIYECAHIVVPTKDTYLCNNEDTCGFIQVLLKSIYNRICDDASQKKNSTSSCYSGVNSNSSTDDLNKQKSVSYYKYISRSLSYVFNLAQPLVQNTSSFKEEKNDHLLGGTTYSSDISKHNNIVEHLQDSDLKIYQKINEADYSSAIPAHPNITYKNNLNLANSGYSFKESEGNNATFLSGRQKKDSFSVTKEASSKEVSSKGGLSTVGKPESGFPNVETSNSNFTQMSGSKEGNSIKREDTVTFASEAQRSCSKTLKNISFELHHQTLRSSSTGGNYSNTCGGILCTDGNQVQWGNKGSGGGEPGQNLEGQKKAQKKYEEKSFILFRFFNNNKAYETTTKIIKEIDEVRKSENKIKKTITSVPFTSNELLRCIIEQSLMAKESKKKTQGTNSTNDIKDLNYLPLIPKLEYINGAVKLLSKEMTKQINYYLPPTLSIKIWKLVFCSSIHGVSFKTLYRSVSNKGSVILLICDMENVLFGCFLDKLHCDNCYYGSGENFLFTFKNVDKALQGGKEKKIKDEDENVDNNRSSCAYDKSIDNFYPLEENVEKVKRKNTALDMNEGNLGNNSMSNSQEKLATDFEDSLKDSIKGDASQEGPSRTSPDYMNRLKTDIHDLDCGEDEEASSTVGGACSGGAFGGNDKGASHDKDNITSEDCYHDNDENRGASSDAMQYRTKTLNEEKYHHLTSLPGKKQPPKGDNPGGTKTGETSEKKQKKQSGNDNASIQVFNWTTRNNYFVYSDEKSITIGGGDNYSLLISDDLCKGQTNRSSTYDNDLLTHDEEFEIQFLQLWVFDDS, translated from the exons ATGGACGAAAAGCAAACGAACGACAAGATAAAAGTTTTGAACGtctttcaaaatgaagaaatagctggaaacaggaaaaaaatgcactaCCCCAACAAGTTCGAA TTCGAGAAGGGAATAATCCGCAACGCAATCGTGTCCACGAATTCGAGCAAGTGCACCAAACTGGAGGAAAGGGacagggagaaaaaaaattgcatcaTATTTCGAGAACAATGCGAGTACTGCTTGACGAATTTTTCGATAAGCGGCCACCTAATTTTAACGAAAGAATCGTTGTTGTTCGAACCAGACCTGAGagacaaaaatgtgataacGTACGGGTTTGGCACGTATCAAATTTTTATCGATTTGTACGATATTTACGAATGCGCCCATATTGTGGTGCCGACGAAGGACACCTACCTGTGTAACAATGAAGACACGTGTGGTTTTATCCAAGTGTTGTTAAAAAGTATTTACAACCGAATATGCGATGATGCCtcgcaaaagaaaaacagtACGAGCAGTTGCTACAGTGGTGTGAATAGCAACTCCAGCACGGATGACTTGAACAAACAGAAAAGCGTTTCATACTATAAATACATCAGCAGGAGTTTATCCTATGTATTCAATTTAGCCCAACCACTGGTTCAAAATACATCGTCTtttaaagaggaaaaaaatgatcaccTGTTGGGAGGAACCACTTATTCTTCGGACATTTCGAAGCAT AATAACATCGTGGAGCATTTACAAGACagtgatttaaaaatttaccaaaaaattaacgagGCGGATTATAGCAGTGCAATTCCTGCTCACCCGAATATaacttataaaaataatttaaatttagcCAACTCGGGGTATTCTTTTAAGGAGAGTGAGGGGAACAATGCTACTTTTTTGTcgggaaggcaaaaaaaagactccTTCAGCGTAACTAAGGAGGCCTCTTCGAAGGAGGTATCGTCCAAGGGAGGGCTCTCGACCGTGGGAAAGCCCGAATCAGGGTTCCCGAACGTGGAAACATCAAACAGTAACTTCACGCAGATGAGTGGATCAAAAGAGGGAAACTCCATAAAGAGAGAAGATACTGTCACCTTTGCTAGCGAGGCACAACGTTCATGCTCAAAGAcgttgaaaaatatttccttcgAGTTACATCATCAAACATTGAGAAGTTCATCCACAGGGGGGAACTACAGCAATACGTGCGGAGGTATTCTTTGCACAGATGGGAACCAGGTGCAGTGGGGAAACAAGGGatcaggaggaggagaaccTGGGCAGAACCTTGAAGGGCAGAAAAAGGCGCAGAAGAAATATGAAGAGAAAAGTTTCATACTGTTTAGATTCTTTAACAACAATAAAGCATACGAAACGACAACGAAAATAATCAAAGAAATTGATGAAGTGAGAAAAtcagaaaacaaaataaaaaaaacaatcacCTCGGTGCCATTCACATCAAACGAATTGTTAAGGTGCATCATTGAACAATCTTTGATGGCCAAAGaatcgaagaaaaaaacacaaggAACCAATTCAACCAATGATATTAAAGacttaaattatttaccaTTAATTCCAAAACTGGAGTACATAAACGGTGCAGTAAAATTGTTAAGCAAAGAAATGACCAAGCAGATTAATTACTACCTTCCCCCTACCCTCAGCATCAAAATATGGAAGCTCGTTTTCTGCTCAAGTATACATGGGGTGTCCTTCAAAACTTTGTACAGGAGTGTATCCAACAAAGGTAGcgtcattttgttaatatgcGATATGGAGAATGTATTGTTCGGCTGCTTCCTGGATAAGTTACACTGCGATAATTGTTACTACGGGTCTggggaaaattttttgtttacttttaaaaatgtggacaAAGCCTTGCAGggagggaaggagaaaaaaataaaagatgaaGACGAGAATGTGGATAATAATCGAAGCAGTTGTGCTTATGACAAGAGTATCGACAATTTTTACCCATTGGAAGAGAACGTTGAAAAGGTTAAGCGGAAGAACACTGCTTTAGACATGAACGAGGGGAATCTAGGAAATAATTCCATGTCCAATTCGCAGGAAAAGCTCGCCACTGATTTTGAAGACAGCTTGAAGGACTCCATTAAGGGGGATGCCAGTCAGGAGGGCCCCTCGCGCACTTCCCCCGATTACATGAATAGGCTCAAAACGGATATACACGATTTGGATTGCGGTGAGGATGAAGAGGCGAGTAGCACTGTTGGTGGGGCGTGTAGTGGTGGCGCCTTCGGTGGTAACGATAAGGGGGCGTCCCACGATAAGGATAACATCACATCTGAGGACTGTTACCATGATAACGATGAAAACCGTGGCGCGTCGTCGGACGCCATGCAGTACAGAACAAAAACGCTCAACGAGGAAAAGTACCACCATTTAACCTCCCTCccggggaagaagcagcccCCGAAGGGTGACAACCCCGGAGGTACCAAAACTGGGGAGAcgagcgaaaaaaaacaaaaaaaacaaagtggcAATGATAATGCGTCCATTCAGGTGTTCAACTGGACCACTCGaaacaattattttgtctACTCGGATGAAAAGTCGATAACGATAGGCGGCGGGGATAACTATTCGCTGCTCATTAGTGACGACTTGTGCAAAGGGCAGACCAACAGGAGCAGCACGTACGATAACGACTTGCTGACCCACGACGAGGAATTCGAAATTCAGTTTTTGCAGCTGTGGGTGTTTGACGATTCGTAG